ATTGGCGGGAAAATTGCAAGATGCAGCGGGTTTTATGCTCGGCACGTGTACAAATTGTGCATCAAAAGCTTTCCCAAAAGGGGATCACGTCCTTGCTGTCTGTGAACGAATGCTCGCCCCCTACGGAAAACCAACCGTCTATAATGTGCAAGCCGGACACGGTAATGATCAACTGACGCTTCCACTCGGCGCGTATGTCCATGTCAACGCGACCCATCAACAGATCGATATCCTTGAAAGCGCGGTGATTTAATGGTGATACAAGAAGCCGAACAGTTGCTTCCTTGGCTTTCCGAGGTCCGACGGGACTTTCATATGTATCCCGAGTTGGGAATGGATGAACATCGCACGATGGATAGGGTTTGTCATTACCTGGATGCCCTAAACATTCCGTATAAAAAAAATATAGCCAATACTGGCGTTGTAGGAGTTATTGAAGGCAACAACCCCGATGGGAAAACAATCGCGCTCAGGGCTGATATGGACGCACTTCCCATTCATGAGAAAAATGACGTTCCCTATCGCTCAAGACATGATGGCAAGATGCATGCCTGCGGCCATGATGCCCATATGACGATTTTACTCGGTGCTGCCTATATACTCACATCCACTCGCGACCGACTGCCTGGAAACGTAAAGTTGCTTTTCCAACCTGCCGAAGAAACCGTTGGCGGTGCCGCGCCGATGATCGAGGAAGGGGCGCTTGAACATCCTCAGGTTGAAGCGGTGCTCGGATTGCACGTGGCCCCTGAACTACCGGTCGGAAACGTCGGTGTTAGATACGGGCAAATGAATGCATCGTCAGACGCTCTCTCACTGACGGTAAACGGGAAGGGGGCACATGCTGCTTATCCTGCCGGCGGGAAAGATGCCATCATCATCGCTTCCCAAGTCATTTCTGCACTGCAAACCGTCGTGAGCCGCAACGTCGATGCCCGTGAAAGTGCGGTGGTTACGTTCGGTACAGTATCCGGCGGCACACAGCCTAATATCATTGCAGACCGTGTTCGTCTTCAAGGCACCATGCGGACACTGGATCCGAAAGTTCGTGCGGTCGTACTCGATCGTATCCAAGAAACTGTGAGGAATGTGGCGAAAGGATTGGGCGGCAGCGCTGAGCTTGCCATCGAACCGGGTTACACGGCACTCATTAATGACGATGAAATGGTCGATCTTGTGAAAGGGGTGGGCGTGGAGCTTCTCGGCAAGGATCGTGTGACAACGATTCCCAAACCAAGCCTCGGCGTCGAAGACTTCTCTTTTTTCGCCGAGGAGGTGCCCGGCGCTTTTTACCGATTAGGTGTCCGCAATGAAGCAAAGGGGATTGTCCACGGAGGGCATACGTCACGTTTTGACATCGACGAGCAGGCATTAGCGATAGGAGCCGCGATGCAAGCGGGGAATGTGTGGGGGTATCTTAATAACAGTCGTTCATGAATAGAGCGGGGCATCCAAGACTTAAGCTTGCATAGTTTTACCGATCGTCCGATGCCATTATTGACTACGTCGCTCCAATAATAGCGTAAGTTCGAGGGTTGGGGTCCATGTTTAGGCTGTTTTCCGACTCTCCTTGTATGGTGAGGACATTATTTCGTGCTTTGCCTGTTATTTCGTCCTCACCCGCACCCGGTGCGGACATTGTTTCACGCTTTACCTATTATTTTGTCCTCACTTATTAAAGTAGACGTCGATGACTTTGACGTCACAACCGATGAGTCGCGACTAATATTAGACTTATCCCCATTTTTTGGCGCCCTATGAATAGATCGTATCAATGACAAGCACGATCCCCCATATCATTGATACGAGTCACTTTCAAGTTTTTTTCGTAACTCGGAGCTTTTTGGCGCTCGGCCAAACATTTTATGCGTTCGCAAACCCTAATCTTGAGGACTCATTTGGATACTGAGCAATGCTATGAGTCCGCTAAAACCGATCTTGAGGACTCATTTGGATCCCGTGCAGCGCTATGAGTCCGCTAAACACAATCCTGAGGGCTCATTTGGATTCCAAGCATCGCTTAGAGTCCGCTAAAACCATTCCTGAGGACTCCGATGGATCCCGCGTAACACAAAGAGTCCTCAAAACCCAAAGAACAAATCTGATACTGAGCATTGGTACTCACTTTTCATGCAAGAGAGCTTTTATCCTTTGGAATCAATGTTTCGTGAATGATACTGTTGAACGCCGCTATACTTATGATTGCGTTCGAATTTGGGGGAAAATTTATTTTCGCCTTTCTCTCAGCCCTTGCATCACAAGACCTTTGGAACATCGCAATTACCTCGTTAAAAAAACCGCATTTTTCCACAGAAAATGCGATCCGTATCGTTACTTTGATCTACTGCTGTTCTTCAACCTCAAGCGAGTAATGACCATTTTTGTGCTGCATCCGAACCGGTGCGCGGCAGAATTCGGAAAGCTTCTCTGAAGTCAAAAGTTCGTCGGTTCTTCCGACGTCAAACACTTCTCCATTGCGGATTAAAAGCGTTTGCTTAAACACGGGCAGAATTTCATCGACTTGGTGTGTGACATAAATAATCGTCGTCTCCCGCCGTTCCGCGAGTTGTTCGACCGTATGCAACAACTGCGCTTTGGCGAAAAAATCGAGTCCGTTGCAAGGCTCATCCAGCAGAAGGATGTCGGGTTCGGCCATGAGCGCTCGTCCGATCAACATTCGTTGTTTTTCCCCTTGGGACATGTGAGCGTATGGTTGTTTTTCCAGGTAACCTACCCCCAAGTCATTCATTATTCCCTTTGCCTTCGCCATATCTTCATCTGCCGGATACTCGTGCAGACCAATCGACGCAAACTTCCCGCTCAACACGACTTCCAAGCCGATATTTTGCAGTTGATCATGCATTTTTTCAGAAAAAGAAAAACTGACCCACCCGATCTTTTTACGCAGTTCCTGCCACGGGTAATGCCCGAATGTCTCACCGAGCACACGGACGGTTCCTTTTGTTGGAAATTCGTATCCACAAATCACGTTCAAAAGCGCTGTTTTTCCGGCGCCGTTCATCCCGAGCATCGCCCAATGTTCGCCGCGCCTCACTTGCCAATTGATGTCTTTAAGGATGTGTTTATCTCTTTTCAGCGTTAAATGTTCAATATCTATGAGCATCGTCTCCATCCTCCCATTCTATGGAGAATGATAAACGAATCCAATCATTTGTCAATCGCCGACTTCCTTTGCGAATTTGGCTAAAACCGCGTTCAGTTCATTGGAGCGCTTCGTCGGAACTTGGTGGCCGACGCCATCAATATACACAGATTGAACCGGTACCCGGGTTGCACGGGAATAAAAGTCTGCTTGGTATGCTTTGGCATAGGGGTCACGTTTCCCATAGATGAGCAGAAGCGGAGCGGACAGTTCGGGCAATGATTCGCGATAATTAGCTTTTTTGCCCAATTCAAACCAACGTTTTAATGTCTGAGCTTGCACGCTTTTGACAGAGGACGCGATCATACGGCGGGTCGTTTTATTGGATGTGTGTGCCCGGGATAATACCAAAGAAATCAACAATTGCCCTTGTAACGCCGATGTCCATATCCCTAAACGAAGCGCTTGCTTCAATATCCATGTATGTACATCGGGAAAGCCGCCGATTAACACGACACCTGCCGTCCGTTCCGGATAGCGAAGGGCAAAGGCAAGTGCCCCCATGCCTCCTTGTGAGTATCCGCAAACGATGATTCGTTCATCTTTTTCATGCTTTGCAAGCGCACAGGTATCATCTGCCCATTGGTCAATCGTAAGGGCTTGATCTCCGAGTTCGCTCAGCCCGTGGCCACGGGCATTTAACGCGACAACTTTCCTCATTTGCGAAAGAGGGACTTGTTCTCTGAAGATCGTCGCCCCTACCCCCGGCGGATGAAAAAAATAAAGGGGTTGACCATCTCCCTTTTTATCATAATGCAAACGAGTGCCATCAAAACTTTTAAACAAAAACAAGTTGCCACCCCCTAATCATAAGATTTCCGAGAGTGGGCAACTTATGCGCTCTACACTTCTGTGATAAAGCCGAGAGTCGCTTCCACAAGACTTTAAACGCCAAGTGCACTGACAATCAGTACGATGATACCGCCGATATTGTTAAGCTTGACGGAATTCACGTATCCCAAATCAACAGAAGGTCTGTTCCATTCCCATGCTTACTTCGACTACCAAGCACAGCTTTGTTCTCTTTTTATGCCAATGCCGTGCACACTTCGACTTCTGCACACGCCTCTGTTCTATTTTCATGCCAATGAAGCCATCTTTTCGACATATTCGTTTCTCTTTGCCCTCGTTCCATGCCAATGCCGTGCCTGTTTCGACTTGCAATAGTTTAGGCGTACGTGGTCAATTATAGAACACGATCAGTATATGTGCTCCTTTGGCGCGACGTGCAAAAAAGCCCGGGTACGCGAAGTATCCGGGCAACAGACCCACTTATCTCACATCTTTTCAGGTGCATGTACGCCGACGAGCGTAAGGCCGTTGGCGAGCACCGTTTGTGCGGCATTCGCCAACGCCAGCCGCACTTGGGTCAAGGCGGGGGCGTTAGGCTCAACGATTTTTTCTGCATTATAATAACTATGGAACACTGCTGCCAGTTCATGTAAATAATTCGGAATACGGTGCTGGGTATATTGTTCCGCGGCTCCTGCCACTACAGTCGGGAACTCGCCGATTTTTTTCAACAGCTCGTATGCTTTTTCCGATTCGATCAATTTTAAATCAAGTTCGGAATCCAAATCATAAGCGACGCCTTTCTCTTCTGCCTGGCGAAATAAACTGCTTATCCGGGCGTGGGCATATTGCACGTAGTAGACGGGGTTCTCATTGGATTCCTCGACGGCCAGGTCCATATCAAAATCCAAGTGTGTGTCCACACTGCGCATGGCAAAAAAGTAACGGGTCGCATCCAAACCCACTTCTTCGGCCAGTTCTCGCATCGTTACGGCGTTCCCCGTTCGTTTGCTCATTTTCACGCGCTCGCCGCCTTTGACGAGATTGACGTTTTGCCCGACTTGAAAATCCAGTTTCTCTTTCGGATATCCAAGCGCTTGGATTGCTGCATGCATGCGGGCGATATAGCCATGATGGTCAGCGCCGAACAAGTCAACAAGCTTATCAAAACCGCGGTCCAGCTTGTCTTTATGATAGGCGATGTCCGGGAGCAAATACGTGTAGGATCCGTCATTTTTTACGAGGACACGGTCCTTGTCATCGCCATAGCGTGTGGACTGAAACCAAGTTGCCCCATCTTCGTCATAGACTTCTCCATTTGCTCGCAATGTCTCGAGCGTTTCCTCCACTTTTCCTGCCGTATACAACGAAGTTTCGGAAAACCACGTATCAAAAGAAACCCGAAAATCTTTTAGGTCTGTCTTCAATTTTCCAAGTAGATAGTCAAGACCTAGTTTCCGAAAACGTTCCCGTCTCTCCTGTTCCGGCAGCGAGGCAAACGCCTCCCCGTGATCCTGCACCACCTGTTCTGCAATGCCAGTGATATCAGGACCTTGATAAGCATCTTCGGGCATGTCTGCTTCCCTACCGAGCGCTTGCAAATAACGGATATCAAGCGACAAAGCCAATTTATCGATCTGATTGCCGGCGTCGTTTATATAGTACTCGCGCCCGACCGTATACCCGGCCATATCGAGAATATTGCAAAGGGAATCACCGACAGCGGCGCCGCGTGCGTGGCCGAGGTGCAGTGCTCCCGTCGGGTTCGCTGACACAAACTCCACCAATACAGAGGTTCCTTCCCCTACATTGGAGCGCCCGTACGCCGCGCCCTCGTGAAGAACCGTTGGGAGGACCTCACGGAGGAACCTCTGATCAAGGAAAATATTAATAAACCCCGGGCCGGCCACTTCAAGGGTACGCACGGAGGCCTTCTCCTTATCAAAATGTTCAACGATTCCTTCCGCTATCTCCCGCGGGTTCCTTTTCGCCATGCGCGTGAGCTGCATCGCGACGTTCGACGCGTAATCGCCATAATTTTTGTCTTTGGGCGTTTCCAATATTATTTTCGGGATCTCTTCTTTCTTTGCAAAACCTTTCGATATAACAGCTTCGCTTAACGTTTCTCTAATCTTCTGTTTCGTTTCTTCCAAGATGTTCATGTTATGACTCCTTAACATCAATCGCCACCTGATAACTGCCGGCGAATTGTCCTTGTAATTCCAAATCATAATCCAATGTAACATTTAACAGCGATTCATTTGGGCGGTCCACGTGGACATGTTTTGTTTTTGCCAATGTTTCAAATGTCCCATATGGGGTTCCGTAAGAGCCTGATTTCTCTTCCCCTTCCACATAGGCTTGCCGCATGGACACCGCGCCCGAACGAATAATGGTCAGTTCGGATGGCCGCTGAATTTTAATAACGGTTTTCACTTCCCCAATATCTTGCAATTGTTCCGTAAACGTCACATAGGTGCCGCGTTCTTTTTCCACGAGCTCTCCTTTTCCACTCACGTGGATATCTTTTTGTTCCCCGCCCTGTTGAACTTCGGTTGTCATCGATACTTGAATTGGGATGCCTTCCGCCGCCATTAAAGTTTCCCCTTTCCTATTGTAGAGTTTATCCTCTCTGTTTATTGGTTGCAACAGCCAAACATTTGCTATTGACATGTTCGTCGCCGGCTATCCTTATATCCTGCTATTGAAAAAAAAATGAACGAAAAACAAATCGACAAATCATGCCACTTTAGGTAGAATGACAGATGGAGTATTAACCAAGGTAATGCATTTGAAAAACGTATGATGTTGACGACCACTAAGGAAACGGCGGGGAGATGCTTCTCGTTGTTTTTTTCTGGCAGATACCAAGGAGGGCTCGTTTTGTTTAAACATATCGGCGTCGCCGCTATCATCCTCGCTGTCCTCGTCGCTTTTTTCCATATGATCAGTGGCATTATCCTATTCGGAACGGCGCTCTGTTTATTTAGCATCCATTACTTTAAACAAACAAAACGGGATTGGTTTGTCGCCATCGTTTATGTATTACTTGGGATGACGTTAATCGTGTTATCGTTCCTTTATTTATAAAAGAAAATAAAAAAATAAATTTTCCCCCGAAATTTGCCGTGATGGACGTGTCTATGCTTTTTTACAGACCTCCCGAAACACAATTTGTTGTGCCCGATGTTTAACTCCCCTACTATATGTGGTAAGATATAATAGATAATTGAAGATTGGAAGTGGCGAATCATGACGACAGTTTCAACGAAAATTACAAAGGCGAGCGGCTCACGCTCCATGCCATTTGATCGCGAACGGCTGTATAAATTTATCGACGATGTCACGACTGACATTCAAATTCCATCCTATATTGACCAGTATAAAGAAAAAGTCATCAAGACGATTGAAGCAAAAGAGCAGTTTTCCGCTGAAGAAATCACTCAGCTATTACTCTTGACCGCCGCGGAAAACAACGACATCGAAATGCCGGAATGGACGTACGCTGCCTCAAAAATTTTCCTCAGGGACTTGTACAAAAAAGCAGCCTACAACCGAAGCTACGATGCCGAGCAAAAATACGGCAGCTATTACGGCCTGCAAAAACGTCTCGGCCAGTTGGGGATCTATGATCCGATGATTCTCCGGGACTACACACGCGAAGAGATTGAAGAAGCTGCCTCGTTCATTGACCCTGAAAAAGATCACCTTCTTACATATGCCGGATTGCGGACCTTAAATGATCGCTATCTCGCAAAAGGCTTTGATGGGAAGGAGGTCTATGAGTTGCCGCAAGAACGATGGCTCACCATCGCGCTCACGCTTATGTCCCAAGAAGACCGTTCCAAGCGCATGGAACTTGTGAAAGAGGCCTATTGGGCATTATCCAACCTCTATATGACAGTGGCGACGCCGACACTTGCCAACGCCGGCAAGAAAGCGGGGCAACTGTCCAGCTGTTTTATTGACACAGTGGACGATAGCTTGCAAGGCATTTACGACAGCAACACCGACATTGCCAATGTCAGCAAGTACGGTGGCGGCGTTGGGGTTTATATCGGCAAAGTTCGAGCCGCAAACTCAGACATTCGCGGGTATAAAAACACTTCTTCGGGCGTGGTTCCCTGGATCCGCCAAATCAACAATACAGCCGTGAGCGTCGATCAGCTCGGCACACGCGCGGGAGCCGTCGCTGTTTATCTCGATGTGTGGCACGCGGACATTTTTGAATTTCTCGATTTACGTTTGAACAACGGGGATGAGCGCAAGCGCGCCCATGATGTCTTTACAGGTGTCTCCTTGCCCGACGTATTTATGGAAGCGGTCGAGGCGCGCGGCGATTGGTATCTTTTTGATCCGCACGAAGTCCGTAAAGTATTCGGCTGGTCGCTGGAAGACAGCTATGATGAGGAAAAAGGCAACGGCACGTTCCGGGAACGCTATGAGCAATGCGTCCAGTCCAATGAACTGACGAGCCGTAAAAAAGTAAAAGCAATCGATGTGATGAAACGGATCATGCAATCGCAGTTGGAAACCGGCACCCCGTACATGTTCTATCGTGATGAAGTCAACCGCATGAACGCAAACAAACACGAAGGCATCGTTTACAGTTCCAATCTTTGCACGGAAATTATGCAAAATATGTCCGAGACCGTTGTCGTCGAGCAAATCCAAGACGACGGGGAAATTCTCATTCGTAAAAAGCCGGGCGACTTTGTCGTTTGCAACCTTTCATCGATCAATCTGGGACGGGCCGTTAGAGCCAATGTCCTCCCACGCTTGATCCCGATTCAGGTACGAATGCTTGACAACGTCATCAATATCAATCAGCTTCCAGTCGTGCAAGCGCAAATGACCAATCATAAATACCGGGCCATCGGGTTGGGAACGTTCGGTTGGCATCATCTTCTCGCCCAGAACCATATCGCGTGGGATGACGTGCAAGCGGAAAAACTCGCCGATCAGGTCTACGAAGAGATCGCTTATCGCACCATTCAAGCAAGCGCGGACCTCGCGATTGAAAAAGGGGCATACCCTGCTTTTCCGGGTTCGGAATGGGAAAGCGGGCGCTATTTTGAACGGCACGGCTATTTTGATCAAGATGAAGATGCTTCTTTCTCCAACAACGATCATTGGAAAGAATTGGCCGAACAAATCCGGGACACCGGAATTCGCAACGGCTACTTGATGGCCGTCGCGCCAAACAGCAGCACAGCCCTAATCGCCGGCAGCACGCAAGGCATTGATCCGTTCTTTGGGGCTAGCTACGTGGAGGAGAAAAAAGATTACCGGGTGACCGTGACCGCGCCTGATATTGACGGGGAAAACTACAAATACTATGAAAAAAACGCGTTCCAACAAGATCAGTTCGCGAGTATCCGGCACAACGCCGCGCGGCAAAAACACGTCGACCAATCGCAATCCTTTAACCTTTATGTCCCGGCTTCCATCAAGGCGAAAACACTGCTTGATTTGCACTTAACCGCTTGGAAATCGAGGCTAAAAACGACGTATTATGTACGCAGCAGTAAAGTGGATATCCGTGAATGCGAGTGGTGCCAAAGCTGATGGCGCTCCGAAGTGCATTCATTTTATACGAATCTTTAAGCGGCAATACGGCACAACTTTCCATGTTTATTCATCAACTACTGGAATATGATGATACTAACGTCAAACGCATGCCTTTGCGGTCTTTTCTTGACCTGTCCATTGCAGATGCCGACGAAGTGATCCAACAATACGAAACCATCTTCATCGGCACGTACACCGATGATGCCCATCTCCCTCCGGAACCGATTGAAGAGTTAATGGAGACCTACGCGTTCCCCGGTCAACAAATCATTGCTTTCGGTACCGGGGACACGCAATGGGGAGATACGTATTGCCTGGCCGCACACACGATAGCGAAACATTATCAAAGCCCCTATCCGGTGTTGGAAATTGAACAGATGCCCGCGAGAAGCGACGAAGAAAAAATCTATAATTGGTTGGAGGCGATTGATAATGAGCAAACTCATGGAAAAAGTAGCGATTATGGAGCCGGCAAATCCGGTGCGATCCACCGGCATTATTAACGGAAGGTCCAGCGGCATTTTAAACTGGAACGACATTCCATACCCTTCTTTTTACCGCACGTACCGGGAATTGTTATCCAATTTCTGGATTCCGCATGAAGTGAATATGAGCCCGGACCATAAATCCATCATGGAATTATCTTCAGAAGAGCTGCGTGCCTACAAACTAACGATCGGTCTCCTTGCCACGCTGGACACACCGCAAGGACGACTCATTCATGGCGTAAGTGAATATGTCAGCGATGACAGCGTGCACGCGATTGCTGCCGTTATCGCGCAACAGGAAGTCGTTCATAATGAAAGTTACTCTTACGTGCTTTCCAGTTTATTCGGCTTCGAAGACCAAAAACAAATTTTTGAAGACGCGAGAACGAATCCGACGATCATCGCTCGGAATCAACGAATCATGGACGCGTATAACGACTTTATTGAAAACCCGACGGAAGAAAAACTCCTCAACGTTATCATTTATTCACTCATCCTGGAAGGAATCTTCTTTTACAGCGGTTTTGCCTTCTTTTACAACCTGGCCAGACAGCAAAAGATGAATGCAACCGCACAAATCATCAGCTTCATTAACCGTGATGAGCTCGTGCACGGCAAATTCATGTCTGAGTTATTGCGTGCCATCCTGGGCGAAAACCCGCATTTAAACACGCCGGAGTTCACGGACTTTGTAAAAAATGAGTTCCAACACGCGGTTGAATCAGAAATCGCTTGGTCCAATGAAGTGCTCGATGGCATCTTCGGCATTGATCTGGATGAAATGCACACGTATATCCAATACCGTGCCAACAAAATGTTGAAGATGCTTGGATTGGACCCGCTTTATCCGGATGCCCACGATAACACTATGCCCTGGATCAAAGCCTTCGTCGACAATTTCGACGCAACAAAAACCGATTTTTTCGAAGCCCGCAACCGTAGCTACGAAAAAGTAGACGCCGATAATGGGTTTGATGAGTTGTAAAAAAAAAAGAAGGGAGGCTGTCCAATTACAGACAGACCTCCCGCAAGTAGCTAATCATCATTAAAGACTATACTTTATCTTCTAAACAAAATATTTAAAAACTGGGCACCTAGTATAACCTCCCATGGTATAATCATTTCAAGAGCCCCCGGCTGATAAGCAGTGACAACCCTATCACCTCGTGAGCAAGGAGGTGATTGTCATAAGTAGACGACGAAGAAAAAAGCCGAAACAACAAAGAAATGGACACTACGGGCGGTTAAAATCCGTGCACTGGACGGATTCGTCCGATTCGTGTCCAACATCTTGGAATTATTTAAGGCATAAGGGTGAATAGGACATGAGAGCCAACTTGCGTATTGTTCCCCACAAACTTACGCGGGTCACTGGCTCTATGGGTTTTGGTGATTATGGGTTCCTAGAACCCATGCCTGTACGATTATAGTGTATGCCAAAAACAAAAAGATGAAAATTGTGTGATATTCTTTTAAAATGAGAGCTTGTAACATACCTATATGTTAGGCTTGCCATAGAACATGGACATGCCATCCTTAAAAAATTGGGAGGGTAATAATTGAAATATTTTTACATTTTCATAGCTACGTTTTTGATGTCATTGGCCCTTGCGTCCGCGGCTTTCGCACACGCACATCCTGAAGATTTCAACCCCAAGGATGGTGCAACAGTTGAAGAAGAAGTTGAGACGATCACGGTTTTCTTCGATTCAGGCATTGAGTCGGCAACAACGGCTACGGTGGCCGATGATGAAGGAAACGAACATGAACTTGCTGACGAAACGATTGAGGGAAATGATTACATCGCTACCCTTCAAGAACCGCTACCATCGGGAGATTATACGGTAGAATTAACAGTGCTCGCGGAGGACGGGCATACGACCGAAGAAGCATTCACTTTTAGCGTGGATGCCAATGAGGCCGTTGAGGAAGAAGATGCTACAGAAGAAGAGGAAAATGGTACAGAAGAAGCTGAAACTGTTGAAGATGAGGCAGCTACAGAAGAAACCTCTGACGAAGAAAGCGCTGCTGCCGAGACAGCTGAAGGTGGTGATGACGGAGGTGCAGGAGGACTTCTGATCGGCGCTATCGGTATAATCATTGCCGGAGCTATCATCTTCTTTATATTCCGTGGCAGAAAGGCTGCATAAAAACCAATGGTCATCATTGCGAATGCGGTATTGTTCATCACTCTATCACTTTTTATCGGGATTCACATTCTCGAAGCTATATCTGACGATCAGCGGCCGACATTGCGCATTCCGAAATTTCTGCTTCCGGCACTTGCCATTACGATGATCGTTTTTAGCTTTATTCCGGTCGGCCTGATTGCGGAACAAACTGCTGCGATTTCATCGGAACCTTTTCCATCTGTCCTTGTTTCTAGCTTATTCGAGTTTAATATCGGACAAGGGTTTGTCGCGTTCGTCTGTTTTCTTATCATTGTACTCGTTGCACGCTTCACGTTAAAAGCTCGATCCCTTCTCCTACTCCCCGTTTTTGGAATGATTTTGGCTACGAGTTGGAGCTCTCATGCCGCATCCCTCTCTGATCAAGGCTATATATTCGATGTCTTGCACACGACATCAGCGTTATCGTGGACGGGGGTACTCCTCATTGCCAGCTTCTTCTCGATCGGGGAAACCCGCTGGCTCCGCTTTTTTCAATGGTTCACCCCATTTGCGATCACGATGGTGCTTCTTCTCTTCGTGAGCGGAATCGGGATGCTCACGTTCATTACCCCGGAGTACACGAATAGTTGGCTCCTTGAATACGGCCAATGGCAATTGCTGAAGCATTTGCTGTTCATTCCGCTCGTGTTCTATGGATTCGCCCATGGGTTTATCATGAAAAAAAGACTCGATAAACCTATGAAACATGGAAATAAACGCAGACCTCGCTCCTCTTTGCAAATGGAAAGCATCGTGCTTGTTGTTGTTTTTGTCGTCACAGCCATAATGGCTGAACAAGAACCGCCCCATGAAGTTGCGCAGACATTGGAGTTTACGGACGTCTCCGGATTGGCGAGCCAAATAATTGCATCGAACTTGCTTTCAGGTGAAATGGTCCTATGGACCCCGAATATCCCGACCATCCTGCTGGCCGGGGCAGCTATCACCATTCTCATTTTTCTCACCTATAGCGTCGGTACCAGGCGTCCTTTTTGGTTGGCGCCGATCTATATTGCCTTATTTGTGATGACGGGTTACGCGACTCTTATGATAGGTGCGGATGTTGAAACGATAGCCGAAGATACGCCTGAAGATCTTTCCAC
The Salicibibacter kimchii DNA segment above includes these coding regions:
- a CDS encoding copper resistance CopC family protein — translated: MKYFYIFIATFLMSLALASAAFAHAHPEDFNPKDGATVEEEVETITVFFDSGIESATTATVADDEGNEHELADETIEGNDYIATLQEPLPSGDYTVELTVLAEDGHTTEEAFTFSVDANEAVEEEDATEEEENGTEEAETVEDEAATEETSDEESAAAETAEGGDDGGAGGLLIGAIGIIIAGAIIFFIFRGRKAA
- a CDS encoding CopD family protein, coding for MVIIANAVLFITLSLFIGIHILEAISDDQRPTLRIPKFLLPALAITMIVFSFIPVGLIAEQTAAISSEPFPSVLVSSLFEFNIGQGFVAFVCFLIIVLVARFTLKARSLLLLPVFGMILATSWSSHAASLSDQGYIFDVLHTTSALSWTGVLLIASFFSIGETRWLRFFQWFTPFAITMVLLLFVSGIGMLTFITPEYTNSWLLEYGQWQLLKHLLFIPLVFYGFAHGFIMKKRLDKPMKHGNKRRPRSSLQMESIVLVVVFVVTAIMAEQEPPHEVAQTLEFTDVSGLASQIIASNLLSGEMVLWTPNIPTILLAGAAITILIFLTYSVGTRRPFWLAPIYIALFVMTGYATLMIGADVETIAEDTPEDLSTEPIEVEVLNDSEATVGDEWTLQAEVTQENKPVEDADYVIFEVWHDEDEQGAMIDSVHAGNGIYEADFQFPDVSTVYIQPHVTARGMHRMPVHEVEVVDD
- a CDS encoding class Ib ribonucleoside-diphosphate reductase assembly flavoprotein NrdI, yielding MALRSAFILYESLSGNTAQLSMFIHQLLEYDDTNVKRMPLRSFLDLSIADADEVIQQYETIFIGTYTDDAHLPPEPIEELMETYAFPGQQIIAFGTGDTQWGDTYCLAAHTIAKHYQSPYPVLEIEQMPARSDEEKIYNWLEAIDNEQTHGKSSDYGAGKSGAIHRHY
- a CDS encoding ribonucleotide-diphosphate reductase subunit beta — translated: MSKLMEKVAIMEPANPVRSTGIINGRSSGILNWNDIPYPSFYRTYRELLSNFWIPHEVNMSPDHKSIMELSSEELRAYKLTIGLLATLDTPQGRLIHGVSEYVSDDSVHAIAAVIAQQEVVHNESYSYVLSSLFGFEDQKQIFEDARTNPTIIARNQRIMDAYNDFIENPTEEKLLNVIIYSLILEGIFFYSGFAFFYNLARQQKMNATAQIISFINRDELVHGKFMSELLRAILGENPHLNTPEFTDFVKNEFQHAVESEIAWSNEVLDGIFGIDLDEMHTYIQYRANKMLKMLGLDPLYPDAHDNTMPWIKAFVDNFDATKTDFFEARNRSYEKVDADNGFDEL